One genomic region from Enterobacter hormaechei ATCC 49162 encodes:
- a CDS encoding MurR/RpiR family transcriptional regulator: protein MNSFQGSERLIFEYIQHHARNISNISAKEIARDTFTTTTSVNRVCKKMGYKSYTELRYRFLRDHFTPAPAAPDAGPQADDIVTDVARLLTHSSHIYLYARGASLTSLNYLSRFLSLASLPHLILNDMHQLTRVSKGTLVLISKSGETQSLIEMARNALRKGLKIIAITRQGSTLASISTLCWPLPIDMNAVSLYQREGQLELLSAVDRIGCRLLQHDTV from the coding sequence ATGAATTCATTCCAGGGAAGTGAACGTTTGATATTTGAATACATTCAGCATCACGCGCGTAATATTTCTAATATATCGGCAAAAGAGATTGCCCGTGATACCTTTACCACGACAACATCCGTTAATCGTGTGTGTAAAAAAATGGGCTATAAAAGCTATACCGAGCTTCGGTATCGTTTTTTACGCGATCATTTTACACCTGCACCTGCCGCCCCCGACGCGGGGCCACAGGCGGATGATATTGTGACAGACGTGGCCAGGTTGCTTACGCATTCCAGCCATATCTATCTGTACGCACGGGGAGCCTCGCTCACCAGCCTCAACTACCTGTCGCGCTTTTTATCGCTGGCGAGCCTGCCGCACCTTATTTTGAATGACATGCACCAGCTCACGCGGGTATCGAAGGGGACGCTGGTGTTGATCAGTAAATCCGGGGAGACGCAGTCGCTGATTGAAATGGCGCGTAACGCGCTGCGCAAAGGGTTGAAGATTATTGCGATCACCCGGCAGGGGTCGACACTGGCGTCGATCTCAACGCTTTGCTGGCCGTTACCGATCGACATGAACGCGGTGTCGCTGTATCAGCGGGAAGGGCAGCTTGAACTGTTAAGCGCTGTGGACCGTATCGGCTGTAGGCTGCTACAGCACGATACGGTGTAG
- a CDS encoding oligogalacturonate-specific porin KdgM family protein, with amino-acid sequence MKKTIINATCISALLLSTQGWCGNTSVDLRFGHNTRSDVNDSRIKVMHQANNGFYFSVEAAQNHNDTFFGDTDRYNPDDKGLTEAAQEIETRWRFDLGNGFAVAPGMVTVFTTSNTHYRPFIQGWKAFDNGLNLSARYRYNTVNDAHSDKELDGSGYTRRQSHQFDIWFAYNIGKFGMSYNPRFRWQDNVDQGTGDDTYWEHTVAFNYKLDDGWTPYVELVSLDKTYINDDGNHENDYAVRLGIVKQL; translated from the coding sequence ATGAAAAAGACAATTATTAACGCAACGTGTATCAGCGCATTATTATTAAGCACACAGGGATGGTGCGGAAATACGTCCGTCGACCTTCGTTTTGGTCATAATACGCGCTCAGACGTAAATGATTCTCGTATTAAGGTCATGCATCAGGCGAATAACGGTTTTTACTTCTCCGTTGAAGCCGCACAAAACCACAACGACACCTTTTTTGGGGATACCGACCGCTATAATCCAGACGATAAAGGGTTAACAGAAGCGGCACAGGAGATCGAAACGCGCTGGCGCTTCGATCTGGGAAATGGTTTCGCCGTTGCGCCAGGGATGGTGACGGTGTTCACCACCAGCAATACCCATTACCGCCCCTTCATTCAGGGCTGGAAAGCGTTCGATAACGGTCTGAACCTCTCCGCCCGTTACCGCTATAACACCGTCAATGACGCGCACAGCGACAAAGAACTCGACGGCAGCGGCTACACCCGTCGCCAGTCACACCAGTTCGACATTTGGTTTGCGTATAACATTGGCAAATTCGGCATGTCCTACAACCCGCGCTTCCGCTGGCAGGATAATGTCGATCAGGGAACCGGGGATGACACCTACTGGGAGCATACCGTCGCGTTCAACTACAAGCTCGACGATGGCTGGACGCCTTACGTCGAACTGGTTTCGCTGGATAAAACCTATATCAACGATGACGGCAACCATGAAAATGATTATGCCGTACGTCTGGGGATCGTGAAGCAGCTCTGA
- the treC gene encoding alpha,alpha-phosphotrehalase: MNTLPHWWQNGVIYQIYPKSFQDTTGSGTGDVRGVTQRLDYLKTLGIDAIWLTPFYISPQVDNGYDVANYTAIDPSFGTLDDFDELVTEAHARGIRIVLDMVFNHTSTQHAWFRESLDKASPYRQFYIWRDGTPDALPNNWRSKFGGNAWRWHAESEQYYLHLFAPEQADLNWENPAVRAELKKVCEFWADRGVDGLRLDVINLISKDQHFPDDTIGDGRRFYTDGPRIHEYLQEMSRDVFTPRNLMTVGEMSSTSLENCQQYAALDGRELSMTFNFHHLKVDYPGGEKWTKAKPDFVALKTLFSYWQQGMHNKAWNALFWCNHDQPRIVSRFGDEGEYRVAAAKMLGMVLHGMQGTPYIYQGEELGMTNPHFSRITDYRDVESLNMFAELRANGRDTDELLAILASKSRDNGRTPMQWDASHNAGFTEGEPWIGVCDNYETVNARAALDDPDSVFYTYQSLIRLRKTLSVLTWGDYEDLLPEHPSLWCYRRQWQGQTLMVAANLSRERQQWQPDPVEGAWRVALSNYEDVPSRPDTLLLHPFEAIWWVQE, encoded by the coding sequence GGCACGGGCGATGTGCGCGGAGTGACGCAGCGCCTGGACTACCTGAAAACCCTTGGCATTGACGCCATCTGGCTGACGCCGTTCTATATCTCCCCGCAGGTGGATAACGGTTACGACGTGGCGAATTACACCGCCATCGACCCGTCCTTTGGCACGCTGGATGACTTTGACGAGCTGGTTACCGAAGCGCATGCGCGTGGCATCCGCATCGTACTGGATATGGTCTTTAACCACACCTCCACGCAGCATGCCTGGTTCCGCGAGTCGCTGGATAAAGCAAGTCCGTACCGCCAGTTCTATATCTGGCGTGACGGTACGCCGGATGCGCTTCCCAATAACTGGCGCTCCAAGTTTGGCGGCAACGCCTGGCGCTGGCACGCCGAAAGCGAGCAGTATTATCTGCACCTGTTTGCGCCGGAGCAGGCGGATCTCAACTGGGAAAACCCGGCGGTGCGCGCCGAGCTGAAAAAGGTGTGTGAATTCTGGGCCGATCGCGGCGTGGACGGTTTACGTCTGGACGTCATCAACCTCATCTCTAAAGATCAGCACTTCCCGGACGACACTATCGGCGACGGTCGCCGCTTCTACACTGACGGGCCGCGCATTCATGAGTATCTTCAGGAGATGAGCCGCGACGTTTTTACCCCGCGTAACCTGATGACGGTGGGCGAGATGTCCTCCACTTCGCTGGAAAACTGCCAGCAGTATGCAGCCCTCGACGGCCGTGAGCTGTCGATGACCTTTAACTTCCACCACCTGAAGGTGGACTACCCCGGCGGCGAAAAGTGGACGAAGGCGAAGCCGGACTTCGTGGCGCTTAAAACCCTCTTCAGCTACTGGCAGCAGGGGATGCACAACAAAGCCTGGAACGCGCTGTTCTGGTGTAATCACGACCAGCCACGCATCGTGTCGCGCTTTGGCGATGAAGGCGAATACCGCGTGGCGGCGGCGAAAATGCTCGGCATGGTGCTGCACGGGATGCAGGGCACGCCGTATATCTATCAGGGTGAAGAGCTGGGTATGACCAACCCGCATTTCAGCCGCATCACCGACTATCGCGACGTGGAAAGCCTGAACATGTTCGCCGAACTGCGGGCTAACGGTCGCGATACGGATGAGTTACTGGCGATTCTGGCAAGTAAATCCCGCGACAACGGCCGCACGCCGATGCAGTGGGACGCATCGCACAATGCGGGCTTTACCGAGGGCGAGCCGTGGATTGGCGTCTGCGATAACTACGAAACCGTGAACGCCCGCGCGGCGCTGGACGACCCGGACTCGGTGTTTTACACCTATCAGTCGCTGATTCGCCTGCGTAAAACCCTGTCGGTGCTGACGTGGGGCGACTATGAAGATTTGCTCCCGGAGCACCCTTCCCTGTGGTGCTACCGCCGCCAGTGGCAGGGGCAAACGCTGATGGTGGCGGCGAACCTGAGCCGCGAGCGCCAGCAGTGGCAGCCGGACCCTGTAGAGGGGGCATGGCGGGTGGCACTCAGCAACTATGAGGACGTTCCTTCCCGCCCCGATACGCTGCTACTGCACCCGTTTGAAGCCATCTGGTGGGTGCAGGAATAA